The proteins below are encoded in one region of Rhodoferax potami:
- a CDS encoding phage integrase family protein, with the protein MDGFPGTAELAALRAWYSGMSTRDAVDQYLGDQRLSGQSSRSQIGNIRRKLATLARLRRREDLASAFEHSEQKRIQHSRAAVAAIELLRTITPPAPQITDDIGLWLSERSVRSLKAHGIDTLADLTVRVPRRRRWWVAVPGLGVTGARQIEAFFSQHPQLVERARALIVRNAQQEVQPWEMLVVPGEVDGSRGTFRAPPESCTLNSANDYEAVQAWLSLHEAAATQRAYRKEAERLILWAIVERGKALSSLNTEDAIAYRAFLRHPTPARRWIGPPQARTSPDWKPFVGGLAPRSVAYALAVLGAMFRWLMEQRYVLANPFSGVKVRGASHAAPMDTGRVFSEGEWAIIRAVADGLEWTYGWQVPAAQRLRFVLDFAYATGLRVSELVGAKLGQIEVDSHGDHWIKLVGKGSKSGKVALPPLVRSALDHSLMQRGLPITPAHWKPSTPLIADLGDPDGKSGITATRVWSLMKRFFTTVATAIEKEAPATAEKLRKASPHWMRHTHATHALARGAELTTVRDNLRHASVATTSIYLHTDEVKRARQMGDAFGARS; encoded by the coding sequence ATCGATGGATTTCCGGGAACGGCTGAGCTTGCCGCCCTGCGCGCTTGGTACTCAGGAATGTCCACCCGGGATGCTGTTGACCAGTATCTGGGTGACCAACGGCTTTCGGGGCAGTCTTCACGATCTCAAATAGGGAACATCCGCAGGAAGCTGGCGACCCTTGCAAGGCTTCGTAGACGCGAGGATCTTGCCAGTGCCTTTGAGCATTCCGAACAGAAACGCATCCAGCACAGCCGCGCGGCTGTTGCCGCCATTGAACTGCTGCGCACCATTACCCCGCCAGCGCCGCAAATCACCGACGATATCGGTTTGTGGCTGTCTGAGCGCTCGGTGCGGTCCTTGAAAGCCCATGGCATCGACACCCTGGCCGACCTAACTGTGCGCGTACCGCGCCGGCGGCGCTGGTGGGTGGCTGTACCTGGGCTGGGAGTGACTGGTGCCCGGCAGATTGAGGCCTTCTTTTCCCAGCACCCGCAGCTTGTTGAGCGCGCTCGTGCCCTGATCGTTCGCAATGCCCAGCAGGAAGTGCAGCCCTGGGAGATGCTCGTGGTGCCCGGTGAGGTGGATGGTTCCCGTGGGACCTTTCGTGCGCCACCTGAGAGTTGCACGCTGAATTCTGCCAATGACTACGAAGCTGTCCAGGCTTGGCTGTCCTTGCACGAGGCGGCCGCCACCCAGCGTGCTTACAGAAAAGAGGCCGAGCGACTGATCCTGTGGGCCATCGTCGAACGCGGCAAAGCACTATCTTCCCTGAACACGGAAGACGCCATTGCTTACCGGGCGTTTCTGCGGCACCCGACACCGGCCAGGCGGTGGATTGGCCCACCCCAGGCGCGAACATCACCGGACTGGAAACCCTTTGTGGGCGGTTTGGCACCCCGCTCTGTGGCTTATGCCTTGGCGGTCCTTGGTGCCATGTTTCGCTGGCTCATGGAGCAGCGCTATGTGTTGGCCAACCCATTCTCTGGGGTCAAAGTGCGTGGTGCTTCGCACGCGGCACCTATGGATACGGGGCGGGTGTTCTCTGAAGGGGAATGGGCCATCATCCGTGCGGTGGCCGACGGGCTGGAATGGACCTATGGTTGGCAGGTACCGGCGGCGCAGCGTTTGCGCTTTGTGCTGGACTTTGCATATGCCACGGGACTGCGGGTCAGCGAGCTGGTCGGCGCCAAACTGGGACAAATCGAAGTCGATTCGCATGGCGACCACTGGATCAAATTGGTTGGAAAGGGCAGCAAGTCGGGCAAAGTTGCACTGCCGCCGCTGGTGCGCTCCGCGTTGGACCACTCGCTGATGCAACGGGGTTTGCCCATTACGCCAGCGCATTGGAAGCCTTCCACCCCCTTGATTGCCGACCTGGGCGACCCAGACGGAAAATCGGGCATCACCGCCACCAGGGTCTGGAGCCTTATGAAACGATTCTTCACCACGGTAGCGACTGCAATCGAAAAGGAGGCACCTGCCACTGCGGAAAAGCTGCGCAAAGCCAGTCCGCATTGGATGAGGCACACGCACGCCACGCATGCTTTGGCGCGCGGTGCCGAACTGACCACCGTGCGCGACAATTTGCGCCACGCGTCGGTGGCCACAACGTCGATCTACCTGCACACCGATGAGGTCAAACGGGCTAGGCAGATGGGTGATGCGTTTGGGGCGCGGTCATAA
- a CDS encoding IS1595 family transposase, translated as MRRRDFQRLVESLESLSPHQLRQLDETVSKLAQQTAVRELVTAHVEREGQCPHCQGNAFQRWGTTASGEQRYRCKKCFKSFTGLTGSPLNGLWHKSLLLEYAQCMKVGLSVRETAEQLGLHRNVVFRWRHRLMPPNSAHQPEALEGVAEVDEAFFRESFKGLKKGMPRTAHKRAMPAGKRGISKEQIPVLTAVSRGSRTSFMSVLPGVPSASSITSSLGPLLSKDTVLVSDSASSYKTAAKNLGIVIRQIPRGTHKLGPYHIQNVNALHSRMKSWFKPFKGVATKYLPVYLAWFRFYDESGWSRVPEDLIKDAISRPRVRPNGPSETSTLE; from the coding sequence ATGCGCCGCCGAGATTTCCAGCGGTTGGTGGAGTCCTTAGAGTCCCTCAGCCCCCATCAATTGCGTCAACTGGACGAGACCGTAAGCAAGCTCGCCCAGCAAACTGCCGTGCGGGAGCTCGTAACTGCGCATGTGGAACGTGAGGGGCAATGCCCTCACTGCCAAGGTAATGCGTTCCAGCGGTGGGGGACTACTGCGTCCGGGGAGCAGCGATACCGGTGCAAGAAGTGCTTCAAGAGCTTCACCGGGCTCACGGGTTCCCCGTTAAACGGCCTCTGGCATAAAAGTCTGCTGCTGGAGTACGCCCAGTGCATGAAGGTCGGTTTGAGCGTGCGAGAGACTGCTGAGCAACTCGGACTGCACCGCAATGTGGTGTTTCGTTGGCGACACCGACTGATGCCGCCAAATAGCGCGCATCAACCCGAAGCATTAGAGGGAGTGGCAGAGGTCGATGAAGCCTTCTTTCGGGAGTCGTTTAAGGGTCTCAAGAAAGGAATGCCTCGAACAGCCCATAAGCGCGCTATGCCGGCGGGCAAGCGAGGAATCTCCAAAGAGCAGATTCCTGTACTTACAGCCGTATCCCGCGGCTCCCGCACAAGCTTCATGTCTGTGTTACCTGGTGTACCAAGTGCTTCCTCGATTACTTCTTCTTTGGGGCCGCTCCTGTCCAAAGATACGGTCTTGGTATCGGACTCAGCAAGTTCGTATAAAACCGCAGCCAAGAACTTGGGAATTGTTATCCGTCAAATCCCCAGGGGGACTCACAAGCTGGGGCCGTATCACATCCAGAACGTTAACGCTCTGCACAGTCGCATGAAGAGCTGGTTCAAACCCTTTAAGGGAGTTGCAACGAAGTACCTCCCTGTCTACTTGGCGTGGTTCCGGTTCTACGACGAGAGCGGATGGTCACGAGTCCCTGAAGACTTGATAAAGGATGCCATATCCAGACCGCGTGTGAGACCCAACGGCCCCTCTGAAACATCAACATTGGAGTAA